From one Mustela nigripes isolate SB6536 chromosome 16, MUSNIG.SB6536, whole genome shotgun sequence genomic stretch:
- the LOC132003858 gene encoding keratin-associated protein 3-3 yields the protein MACCVPCCCSVPTGPATTICSSDKCCRCGVCLPSTCPHTTWLLEPTCCDNCPPPCHIPQPCVPTCFLLNSCHPTPGLETINLTTFTQPSCEPCISSCC from the coding sequence ATGGCTTGCTGTGTTCCCTGCTGCTGCAGTGTCCCCACCGGCCCCGCCACCACCATCTGCTCCTCTGACAAATGCTGccggtgtggagtctgcctgcCCAGCACCTGCCCTCACACCACTTGGTTACTGGAGCCAACCTGCTGTGAcaactgccccccaccctgccacatTCCTCAGCCCTGTGTGCCCACCTGCTTCCTGCTCAActcctgccaccccaccccaggcctggagACCATCAACCTCACGACTTTCACTCAGCCCTCCTGTGAGCCCTGCATCTCAAGCTGCTGCTGA
- the LOC132003209 gene encoding keratin-associated protein 3-3-like: protein MACCVPCCCSVPTGPATTICSSDKCCRCGVCLPSTCPHTTWLLEPTCCDNCPPPCHIPQPCVPTCFLLNSCHPTPGLETINLTTFTQPSYTHLKDKPPKHPTLQTSGGSHPQPHATAVRERALKVARAWTHRCRAQLQQPMVPGLRQKRRSRLY, encoded by the exons ATGGCTTGCTGTGTTCCCTGCTGCTGCAGTGTCCCCACCGGCCCCGCCACCACCATCTGCTCCTCTGACAAATGCTGccggtgtggagtctgcctgcCCAGCACCTGCCCTCACACCACTTGGTTACTGGAGCCAACCTGCTGTGAcaactgccccccaccctgccacatTCCTCAGCCCTGTGTGCCCACCTGCTTCCTGCTCAActcctgccaccccaccccaggcctggagACCATCAACCTCACGACCTTCACTCAGCCCTCCT ACACACACTTGAAAGACAAGCCCCCAAAACATCCAACCCTTCAAACCAGCGGAGGCTCGCATCCCCAGCCCCACGCGACGGCCGTGAGAGAAAGGGCTCTCAAGGTTGCCCGCGCCTGGACTCACCGGTGCAGGGCCCAGCTCCAGCAGCCCATGGTCCCCGGACTTCGACAGAAGAGGCGCTCCCGCTTATATTAG
- the KRT40 gene encoding keratin, type I cytoskeletal 40 yields MTSDGSPTCCSSESCARASDCAFASTCSVDTTCLPSTPATSRCQTPSFLSRSRLPTGCLTPCYLAGTCNPCMVGNCAWCEDGVFNSNEKETMQFLNDRLANYLEKVRGLEEMNAELECRIREQCEEDLPLVCPDYQCYFDTIEELQQKILCTKAENSRLAVQLDNCKLAADDFRSKYESELSLRQLVETDIGGLRGILGELTLCKSDLEAHVESLKDDLLCLKKNHEEAVSLLREQLGDRLSVELDTAPTIDLNRVLDEMRCQYETVLANNRRDVEEWFAVQTEELNQQQVCSAEQLQDCQAEILELKRTANALEIELQAQQSLTESLECTVAETEAQYSTQLAQIQCLIDNVENQLAEIRCDLERQNQEYEVLLDTKARLECEINTYRGLLESEDSRLPCNPCSAISTSSNTCEPCSAYVICTVENCCT; encoded by the exons ATGACTTCTGACGGTTCCCCCACGTGCTGCTCTTCTGAATCCTGTGCCAGAGCTTCTGACTGTGCATTTGCTTCAACCTGTTCCGTGGACACCACTTgcctccccagcacccctgctACATCCAGATGCCAGACTCCCAGCTTCCTATCCAGGTCTCGTTTGCCGACTGGTTGCCTCACACCATGCTACTTGGCTGGGACTTGTAATCCGTGCATGGTGGGGAACTGTGCTTGGTGTGAGGATGGAGTGTTCAACAGCAACGAGAAGGAGACAATGCAGTTCCTCAATGACAGACTCGCCAACTATCTGGAGAAGGTGCGTGGCCTGGAGGAGATGAATGCAGAGCTGGAATGCAGGATCCGAGAGCAATGTGAAGAGGACCTCCCACTGGTGTGCCCTGATTATCAATGTTACTTCGACACCATCGAAGAGCTCCAGCAAAAG ATCTTGTGCACGAAGGCAGAGAATTCTAGACTTGCTGTACAGCTTGACAACTGCAAACTGGCTGCCGATGACTTTAGATCAAA GTACGAGTCTGAACTGTCTCTTCGCCAGCTGGTAGAGACAGACATTGGCGGCCTGCGGGGGATCCTGGGTGAACTGACTCTGTGCAAAAGTGACCTGGAGGCCCATGTGGAGTCTCTGAAGGACGATCTCCTTTGCCTTAAGAAAAACCATGAAGAG GCGGTCAGCTTGCTCCGGGAACAACTCGGTGACCGACTCAGTGTGGAGCTGGACACTGCCCCCACCATCGACCTCAACAGGGTCCTGGATGAGATGCGTTGTCAGTATGAAACAGTGCTGGCCAACAACCGCAGAGACGTGGAAGAATGGTTCGCTGTTCAG ACCGAGGAGCTGAACCAGCAGCAGGTGTGCAGCGCAGAACAGCTGCAGGACTGCCAGGCAGAGATCCTGGAACTGAAACGCACAGCCAATGCTCTGGAAATCGAGCTCCAAGCGCAGCAAAGCCTG ACAGAATCTCTGGAATGCACTGTGGCAGAGACGGAGGCCCAGTACAGCACCCAGCTGGCCCAGATACAGTGCCTGATTGATAATGTGGAGAACCAGCTGGCCGAGATCAGGTGTGACCTAGAGCGGCAGAACCAGGAGTACGAGGTGCTGCTGGACACAAAGGCCCGGCTGGAGTGCGAGATCAACACGTACCGTGGTCTCCTTGAGAGTGAGGACAGCAG GCTCCCCTGTAACCCGTGTTCTGCCATAAGCACATCAAGCAACACCTGTGAGCCTTGCTCGGCGTATGTGATTTGCACGGTCGAAAACTGCTGTACGTGA